The DNA window CAGCGAGCCCGTCGCCTCCCGCCGCTCGACGAGGGAGTACAGGGCCAGGACCAGCGCCGCAGCCATGGCCGCGGGAACCAGGCGGCGTCCGAAATGTCGCGCCAGTGCGGTGTTGAGCGCCGCGGCCGGCGAAAGCCGCACCTCGTGCACCCGGCGCATTACGCGCCCCGAGAATCCCGCCTCGAACCGGTCCGCCCTCGCGGACGCCAGGAGCGCGCCGATCGTTCGCTCCGCTTCCCGCCGCGCCTCCCCTCCCCGCCCCACCGGCTCCCCGGCCATCGACGCTGGCGGCGGCGCCTTCCGATCCCCCTCCATCATGACTCCTCCCCTCCATGAATCCGGCTTCCGTCGCGTACGTACGGCGCCAGCCGGGCCTGCAGCTTTTCCATCGCCCGCGCCAGCCGCGAAAGCACCGTGCCCTCGGGAATCCCCAGCGCCTCTGCCGTTTCGCGCGTGGAGCACCCCTCCATCATCCGCAGAACCACCACCTGCGCATGCTTCGGGCCCAGCGCGGCCACCGCCGCCCGTACGGCTGCACGCGTCTCCGCCACCTCCGGGTCATCCACTCCCTCGACGCCCGCCCCGGCAAGCGTCTCGTCCTCATCGTCGCTGCGACGGAAGCGCAGGGCGAAGCGGCGGCGGCGGCGGATGGCATTGAGCGAAAGGTTGACGGCGATCTTCCGCAGGTACGTGGCCAGTGAGGCGTCGCCGCGGAAGCGGTCCAGCGAGCGATACAGCCGGATGAACGCCTCCTGCCCCACGTCGTCGGCCTCGTCGCCGGGACCCAGAAAGCCCACGACGACGGCGGCGACGAGGGGTTCGTATCGCTCAACGATGGCGCGGAACGCACGGTCGTCGCCCCGCCGCGCGCGCTCGATCAGCTCTCCGTCCGCAGGCCCGTCGTGCATCCCCCTCCCGGTGCGCCCCACCGCCGTACTCACTGGTCGACACCCGGAAAGACGCATCCATTCCATTTCCTCGACCGCGACGGCTCCATGGAATCGCTCCGATCCTCCCACCGCCGCGCACCCATTCCGCGCGGCGGTGGAAAACGCGGGCACTCGAGCGGACAAGCGAGGCAGGGGCGGATGGATGGTTCGCGTGGCATGGCAGCGGACGCGGCGGTCAATCTGGGGGCGCGTGGCGGCGCCGGAAAGCCGTGTGTGCTTGCCGATGCGGAACGGCCCCGCGGCATGATGCCGCGGGGCCGTCCGTGGGGCCAGGAGGGACGCGGCTGCGTCCCGCCGATCACTGCTGGGCGGAGCGCGGCGTCTCCGCCTGGGCGGCGAGGATCGCCTCCACGCGCTGCAGGCGCGCGGCGAGGGCGGCGTTCTCGCGCTCGAGCGCGTCGATGCGTGCCTGCTGGGCGGCCGTGCGGGCCTCCAGCGCCTGCGCGGCGGCCAGCGCCACGCCGTCCGCGTCCACCGTGCTGATCACCTTGTCGTCGTCACCCAGACCGAACGCCGCGCGGAAATCCTGCGCCATGGGCCCGATGTGGCGGACGTCGGCGTTCTCGGTCCGGTAGCTCCAGCTGGTGATCGGCATGGCGCGCAGCCGGCCGAGCACGTCTTCGCCGGACACGGCAGCGAACAGGTACTTGCGGTTCACGTCCGAGGAGTTGGTCCAGGTGCCGTTGGTGTGCAGGTAGGCCCCGGTGCTGGTGCTGATCGCCGCGTTGCTCTGCCCCCAGTTGCTTGCCGTGGCGCCGGACTGGAAGGTGACGCCGGTGCTCCGGTTGCTGCTCGTGTAGATCCGGAACCCGTTGGCCACCCGCCACGTAGCCGAGTTCGTCACTTCGGCGTGAATGGTGTCGGTGCTCGTGGACCGGTCGCCGAAGACGAAGGCACCCAGGCGAGGAGCCCCGGCACTGGTGCTGCTGCTGGCCTTATACCCGAACACCACCGAGTACGCGCCCGTCGCCGTCACGTCCTCGCCCATGGCGATGGTGCCGGTGTTGGCCGCCACGGCGCGGTTCCCCATGGCGATGGCGTTGTCGCCCAGGGCGCGTACGTCCTGGCCGAACGCCGTCGAGTACAGCCCGATGTTGGCGTCGTCCCACTGGGTGCCGCTGACGCCGCCGGCGCGGAACGCGCCCTTGCCGGGATACCAGAACGTCCGGACGCCGGAGCCTGACACCGGACCGTTCCCGCTGTACAGCACGCCCTCCGCCACGAAACCGTTGTTGTTGGCCAGGTCGTAGGCGCCGGCGCTGTTGGTGGGCACCACACCGTCCTCGCCGTCGGCTCCCTTCGCTCCGTCGGCGCCGCGGCAGTCCAGCACGTCCACGGTGCCGTCGGCATTCCTGTCCTCGTCCGTGGGATCGCCGGTGCCGTTGGCGTTGGTGTCCCAGCAGTGCCGGCCGTCTGCGCCGGCCGCG is part of the Longimicrobium sp. genome and encodes:
- a CDS encoding tail fiber domain-containing protein produces the protein MGGLALSSRRGLLLGPAAILGLAIFGAPTRVAAQTGVIHACYVPASGTVYRIREPELKDTCNSPQHIAFSFNAQGATGPAGPMGPIGQTGPAGPKGDSGPAGATGAVGPQGATGPAGATGPAGPKGDAGPAGAQGPAGPKGDAGPAGATGSTGPQGPQGPQGETGATGAAGPKGDTGATGPAGPQGETGATGAAGAAGPAGPAGPAGADGPQGPAGPAGADGPAGEIGAAGPAGAAGADGRHCWDTNANGTGDPTDEDRNADGTVDVLDCRGADGAKGADGEDGVVPTNSAGAYDLANNNGFVAEGVLYSGNGPVSGSGVRTFWYPGKGAFRAGGVSGTQWDDANIGLYSTAFGQDVRALGDNAIAMGNRAVAANTGTIAMGEDVTATGAYSVVFGYKASSSTSAGAPRLGAFVFGDRSTSTDTIHAEVTNSATWRVANGFRIYTSSNRSTGVTFQSGATASNWGQSNAAISTSTGAYLHTNGTWTNSSDVNRKYLFAAVSGEDVLGRLRAMPITSWSYRTENADVRHIGPMAQDFRAAFGLGDDDKVISTVDADGVALAAAQALEARTAAQQARIDALERENAALAARLQRVEAILAAQAETPRSAQQ
- a CDS encoding RNA polymerase sigma factor — its product is MHDGPADGELIERARRGDDRAFRAIVERYEPLVAAVVVGFLGPGDEADDVGQEAFIRLYRSLDRFRGDASLATYLRKIAVNLSLNAIRRRRRFALRFRRSDDEDETLAGAGVEGVDDPEVAETRAAVRAAVAALGPKHAQVVVLRMMEGCSTRETAEALGIPEGTVLSRLARAMEKLQARLAPYVRDGSRIHGGEES